Sequence from the Streptomyces sp. R33 genome:
CTGGCTCGTCCTCACCCAGAACACCGCGCTGACCCAGTTCTTCCACACCATCACGGCGGCCTTCCTGGTCGGCGGCGCCTTCATGGTCGGCATCTCCGCCTTCCACCTGGCCCGCAAGAAGCACGTCCCCGTGATGCGGACCTCCCTGCGGCTCGGCCTGGTCACCCTGATCATCGCCGGCATGGGCACCGCCATCAGCGGTGACCTGCTCGGCAAGGTGATGTTCAAGCAGCAGCCGATGAAGATGGCCGCCGCAGAGGCCCTCTGGGACGGCGAGGCGCCCGCGCCCTTCTCCGTCTTCGCCTACGGAGACGTCGAGAAGGGCCACAACAAGGTCGCCATAGAGATCCCGGGCCTGCTGTCCTTCCTGGCCAATGACGACTTCACCTCCTTCGTCCCCGGCATCAACGACGTCAACAAAGCCGAACAGGAGAAGTTCGGGCCCGGCGACTACCGGCCCAACATCCCGGTCGCGTACTGGGGCTTCCGCTGGATGATCGGCTTCGGCATGGCCTCCCTCGGCATCGGAGTGCTGGGGCTCTGGCTCACCCGGAAGAGGTTCATGCTGCCGCCGGGCCTGCGCACCGGCGAGGACGAGGTCCCGCACCTGGTCCTCTTCAAGAAGGCACTGAGCCCCCGGTTCACCACCTGGTACTGGATCGTCGCCCTCTGGACCATGGGCTTCCCGCTCATCGCCAACTCCTGGGGATGGATCTTCACCGAGATGGGCCGCCAGCCCTGGGTGGTCTACGGAGTCCTGCGCACCCGCGATGCGGTCTCGCCCCACGTCTCCCAGGGCGAGGTGCTCACCTCGATGATCGGCTTCACGCTCCTGTACGCCGTGCTCGCGGTGATCGAGGTCAGGCTGCTGGTGAAGTACGTCAAGCTCGGGCCGCCCGAGCTCACCGAGGCCGACCTGAACCCGCCCACCAAGATCGGCGGGGACGACAAGAACCCCGACCGGCCGATGGCCTTCTCGTACTGAGGCTGAGGGGACCACACCATGCAACTCCATGACGTCTGGTTCGTGCTCATCGCCGTCCTGTGGACCGGCTACTTCTTCCTGGAGGGCTTCGACTTCGGGGTCGGCGTACTGACCAAGCTGCTCGCCCGCGACCGCAAGGAGAAGCGGGTCCTGATCAACACGATCGGGCCCGTGTGGGACGGCAACGAGGTCTGGCTGCTCACCGCCGGCGGGGCGACCTTCGCCGCCTTCCCCGAGTGGTACGCCACCCTCTTCTCGGGGTTCTACCTGCCGCTCCTGGTCATCCTGATCTGTCTGATCATCCGCGGTGTCGCATTCGAGTACCGGCACAAGCGGGACGAGGACCGGTGGCAGACCAACTGGGAACACGCGATCTTCTGGACCTCGCTGATCCCCGCGTTCCTGTGGGGCGTGGCCTTCGCCAACCTCGTGCGCGGCGTGAAGATCGACGAGCACATGGAGTACGTCGGCAGCCTCTTCGACCTGCTCAACGTCTACTCCCTGCTCGGCGGCCTCGTCACCCTCACCCTCTTCACCTTCCACGGAACGGTGTTCACCTCGCTCAAGACGGTCGGTGACATACGGGAGCGCTCGCGTGCGCTGGCGACCCGGCTGGGTGCGGTCACCGCCGTGCTGGCACTGGTCTTCCTGATCTGGACCCAGGTCTCGCGCGGTGACGGCAAGAGCCTGATCGCCATGGCCGTCGCGGTCGTCGCACTGGTCGGGGCGCTCGCCTTCAACCTGGCGGGCCGTGAGGGCTGGTCGTTCGCCCTGTCCGGGATCACCATCGCGGCCGCGGTCGCGATGCTCTTCCTGACGCTCTTCCCGAACGTGATGCCGTCCTCGCTGAACGACGCTTGGAACCTCACGGTCACCAATGCCTCGTCCAGCCCCTACACCCTGAAGATCATGACCTGGTGCGCGGGAGTGGCCACTCCGCTCGTCCTGCTCTACCAGGGCTGGACCTACTGGGTGTTCCGCAAGCGGATCGGTACGCAGCACATCGTCGATGCGCACTGATCCCTGACCGTCCTGCCCGACCCTGCTCTGGGGGATGTTTCACGTGAAACCGATCGACCCGCGCCTGCTCCGGTACGCCCGCTCCACCCGCCTCTTCCTGGCGGCCGTGGTGGCCCTGGGACTTGCGGGGGCGGGGCTGGTCGTCGGTCAGGCGATGCTGATCGCCGAGATCGTGGTCGGCGCCTTCGAGCAGGGACTGGACGGCGAGGCGCTGCGAACACCGCTGCTGCTGCTCGCGGCCGTGGCGCTGGGCCGCGGCCTGCTGGCGTGGCTCACGGAGCTCGCCGCCCACCGGGCCAGTGCGGCGGTCAAGTCGCAGCTGCGTGGCCGGCTGCTGGACCGGGCCGCGGATCTGGGGCCCGGCTGGCTGAGCGGACAGCAGACCGGGTCGCTGGTGGCGCTGGCCACCCGGGGCGTGGACGCCCTCGACGACTACTTCTCGCGCTACCTGCCCCAGCTGGGCCTCGCGGTGGTCGTCCCGGTGGCGGTCCTCGCCCGGATCGTCACCGAGGACTGGGTGTCGGCGGCCATCATCGTGGTCACCCTGCCGCTGATCCCGCTCTTCATGGTGCTGATCGGCATGGCCACCCAGTCCCGGATGGACCGCCAGTGGCGGCTGCTGTCCCGCCTGTCGGGGCATTTCCTGGACGTGGTGGCCGGGCTCCCGACGCTGAAGGTCTTCGGCCGGGCCAAGGCGCAGGCCGAGTCGATCCGCAAGATCACCGATGAATACCGGCAGGCGACGGTACGGACCCTGCGCATCGCCTTCCTCTCCTCGTTCGCCCTGGAACTGCTGGCGACGCTCTCGGTGGCGCTGGTGGCCGTGACCATCGGCATGCGGCTGGTCCATGGGGACCTCGATCTGTACACCGGGCTGGTCATCCTGATCCTGGCGCCCGAGGCGTATCTGCCGCTGCGCCAGGTCGGGGCGCAGTACCACGCGGCCGCCGAGGGTCTGGCAGCCGCGGAAGAGATCTTCGAGGTACTCCAGACGCCGGTCGCCTCCCGGGGCGGTGCGGTCCCGGTGCCGGCCGCAGGGCTGCGGATCGAGATGGACGGGGTCGCGGTCCGCTACGAGGGCCGGGGCGAGGACTCACCGGGGCCGGTCTCGCTGGCGGTCGGACCCGGAGAGTGCGTCGCCCTCACCGGGCCCAGCGGAGCGGGCAAGTCCACGCTGCTCCAGGTGCTGCTGGGCTTCGTGACGCCGACCGCGGGGCGGGTGCGGATCGCGGGCGTGGACCTCGCGTCGCTGTCGCTCGAGGAGTGGCGGGAGCGGATCGCGTGGGTGCCGCAGCGGCCGCACCTGTTCGCCGGGACGATCGCGCAGAACGTGCGGCTGGCGCGGCCGGATGCGTCAGCGGACGCGGTGGCCGAGGCGCTGAAGGACGCCGGTGCGTGGGAGTTCGTGGCCGCGCTGCCGCGCGGTGTCGACACCGAGCTCGGCGAAGGCGGGGTCGGGCTGTCCGCCGGACAGCGCCAGCGGCTGGCGCTTGCGCGGGCGTTCCTCGCGGACCGGCCGGTGCTGCTGCTGGACGAGCCGACCGCGGCTCTCGACGGAGAGACCGAGGCGGCCGTGGTCGACGCGGTACGACGCCTCGCGGTGGGGCGGACCGTGCTGCTGGTCGTCCACCGGCCGGCGCTGCTGGCCGTGGCCGACCGCGTGGTGCGGGTGGGTCCTGCGGAGCTCCTGTCCCCCGCCCCTCCCGCCCGGCCCGCGGCCGCGCCGGGAACCTCCGGCGGGTTTGGCGGCGACCGCAACGGGCCGTCCGGTCCCGGGGAGTGGATTCTCGGCAGCGCCCCCGAACGGGCGGCCAAGGCCGGCGGCGCAGACGCGGGCGGGGGCGACCCGCTCCGGCGGGTCCGCGCCGTGGCCAAGGCCTGGCAGGGGCGGTTCCGACTCGGTCTGCTGCTCGGGGCGCTGGCCGTCGGGTGCAGTGTCGGGCTGATGGCCGTCTCCGGGTGGCTGATCTCACGGGCCTCGGAACAACCGCCGGTGCTCTATCTGATGGTGGCGGTCACGGCCACCCGGACCTTCGGGATCGGGCGGGCCGTGTTCCGGTACGCGGAGCGGCTCGTCTCCCACGACGCCGTGCTGCGGATGCTCGCCGACCTGCGGGTGTCAGTGTTCCGTCGGCTGGAGCGCATTGCGCCCGCCGGCCTGCGGGAGCAGCGGCGCGGAGACCTGCTGGCCCGTCTGGTGGCCGATGCGGACACCCTCCAGGACTACTGGCTGCGCTGGCTGCTGCCGGTCGGCACCGCGGTACTCGTCGGCACCGGCTCGGTCGCCTTCACCGCGTGGCTGTTGCCCGGGGCAGGGGCCGCGCTCTTCGTCGGGCTGCTGGCCGCCGGGGTCGGGGTGCCGCTGGTCAGCGGGGCCTGCGCCCGGCGGGCGGAGCGGCGGCTTGCGCCGGCCCGGGGCGAACTCGCCACCCGGGTGGCCGATCTGCTGACGGGGACGGCCGAGCTGACCATCGCCGGCGCGCTGGCCGGCCGCAAGGACGCCGCGAAGCAGAGCGACCGGACGCTGACGTCCATCGCCGCACGGGGAGCCGTTGCCACCGGGCTCGGCAGCGGGCTCTCGGCCCTCGTGTGCGGCCTGACCGTGGTGGTCGCCGCGGCCGCGGCCGCGAACGCCGTCCACGACGGCCGGCTGTCCGGGGTGACCATGGCGGTGGCCGTGCTGACCCCGCTCGCCGCCTTCGAGGCGGTCAACGGCCTTCCGCAGGCCGTCCAGTACCGCCAGCGGGTGCGCCGCAGCGCCGAGCGGATCCACGAGGTCATCGACGCTCCCGTCCCGGTCGCCGAGCCGGAGCTGCCGGCCGCGGTACCCGCTTCTCCGTTCCCGCTGCGACTGACCGGACTCGCCGTCCGGCATCCCGGGCAGGAGCAGGACGCGCTGCACGCGATGGACCTGACCCTGGAGGCCGGCCGGCGGATCGCGGTCGTCGGCTCCTCGGGTGCCGGCAAGACCTCGCTGGCCCAGGCCCTGCTGCGGTTCCTGGACCCGCACGAAGGCGCGTACACCCTGGGCGGGACCGATGCGCGCACGCTCGACAGCGACGAGGTCCGCCGGATCGTGGGCCTCTGCGCCCAGGACGCGCACCTCTTCGACAGCTCGGTACGGGAGAACCTGCGGCTGGCCAGGACCGGGGCGAGCGAGGAGGAGCTGCGACAGGCCCTGGCGGCGGCCCGGCTGCTGGAGTGGGCCGACGGGCTTCCCGACGGGCTGGACACCCTGGTCGGCGAGCACGGCGAACGGATCTCCGGCGGCCAGCGCCAGCGCCTGGCCTTGGCCAGGGCGCTGCTCGCCGACTTCCCCGTCCTCGTCCTCGACGAGCCGGCCGAGCACCTGGACCTGGCGACCGCGGATGCCCTGACGGCGGATCTGCTCGCCGCGACCGAGGGCCGCACCACCGTGCTGATCACGCACCGGCTGGCGGGTCTGGAGGCGGTCGACGAGGTGCTCGTACTGGACCGCGGATCGGTCGTGCAGCGCGGCACGTACGCGGAGCTGGCCTCAGCCGAGGGACCGCTGCGGAACCTGCTGGAGCGGGAGCGGGCGGCCGACGGGATCCTCGCCGGCTTTCCCCGGTAAAAGGGACTAACTAGTCTCAAGGGCATGTCAGTGCAGGAGTCGCAGGAACCGCCGGAGTCACCACCCGGAACGCCTGACCCGCTGGAGGTGGCCACCCGGGCCACCCGCAGTCTGCAGGGCCTGTCCACCGAGCTCACCGCCCGGGTGCCGCAACTGCTGGAGGCCATGCGCTCGGTCGGCACCGGCCTCGAACTGCACTCCACCCTCGACCGTATCTGCGAGACCGCGGCCGAGCTCGCCGACGCCCGGTACGCGGCGATCGGCGTCGTCGACACCGAGGGGCGCGGACTGTCGGACTTCGTCACCTTCGGCATCGACGCCGAGACGGCGAGGAGGATCGGGCATCGGCCCGACGGGAAGCGGGGTCTGCTCGGCGCGCTGATCTCGCACCCCGACACGGTGCAGCTCGCCGATCTGACGAAGGATCCGCGCTCGGCCGGATTCCCGCCGCACCACCCGCCCATGAAGACCTTCCTCGGCGTCCCGATCCGGGTGCAGGGAGAGATCTTCGGCAATCTGTACCTCGCCGAGAAGAACGGCGGCGGCCAGTTCAACGACTACGACGTCCACATGGTCCGGGTCCTGGCCACCGAGGCGGGGATCGCCATCGGCAACGCCCGGCTCTACGAGGCCGCCACCCAGCGGGAGCGGTGGATCGACGGTTCGGTGGCCGTCACGACCGCCCTTCTGTCCGGCGGGGACGCGGACGATGCCCTGGCGGTGGTGGCCGAACAGGCCCGCCATCTGGCCGACTCCGCCGCCGGGATCGTGATGCTGCCGGCCGAGGAGGGCGGGATGGAGATCGTCGCCGTCTCCGCCGAGAATCCGGCCACCTCGCTCGGCCTGGTGATCCCGGCCGAGAGCCCGGTGGTGGCGAGGCTGTTCCAGGGCGAGCCGGTCTTCGTGGACGACGCCGCCTCCGACCCCCGCATGATCAGTCGGCTGACCAGCCAGTACGGGCCTTGCATGATGCTGCCGCTGCACAGTGGCGGACGGGTGCTGGGTGCGCTGGTGACCCCGCGGGCCCGCGGCGAGAGGCCGTTCAGCGAGTCCGAGCGGACCCTGGCCACCCAGTTCGCCTCCCAGGCGGCGCTCGCGCTGATGATGGCCGAGGCGCAGCGCGACCGGGAGAGGCTCGCCGTGTTCGAGGACCGCGACCGGATCGCCCGGGACCTGCACGACCTGGTCATCCAGCGGCTGTTCGCCACGGGGATGATGCTGGAGGGCGCCCAGCGGCGGTCCGTCGTCCCCGAGGTCGTCTACGGTGTCGGCAAGGCCGTGGACGAGCTGGACGTGACGATCCAGGAGATCCGCACCGCGATCTTCGCGCTCCAGCAGGGACCGGCCGAGGCCCCCTCGGGGCTGCGCACCCGGGTCCTGCGAGAGATCAACATGGCCGCGGTGCCATTGGGTTTCAAGCCGGCGCACCGGTTCCTCGGCCCGATCGACGCGGTGGTCGGCGAGCTGGTGGGCAAAAACCTGATCGCGGCGCTGCGCGAGGCCCTGTCGAATGCCTTCCGGCACGCGGAGGCGTCCCGGATCGAGGTGGTCGTGGACTGCACCGGCGCGCTGGCCGACGGGAGGCCCGGGGTGCGGCTGGAGGTCGCCGACGACGGCGTGGGCATTCCCGAGGGCGGCCGGCGCAGTGGGCTGCGGAACCTGCGCAGGCGGGCCGAGTCGCTGGGCGGGTCGAGCTCGTACGGCCCCGGTATCGGAGAGGACGGCAGCGGGACCACCCTGGTGTGGGAGGCCCCGCTCTGATGTGCCGGAGCCGGCTCGCGCCGGCCCCACGCTCGTGCCTACCGCTGGTGCGCGGCGCGTTCCGCGAGGATGCGCTCGATGACGACGGCGACGCCGTCCTCGTTGTTGGCGACCGTACGGCCGGAGGCGGCCGCGATCACGGCCGGGTGGGCGTTGCCCATCGCATACGAGGTACCTGCCCAGCTGAGCATCTCCACGTCGTTCGGCATGTCCCCGAAGGCGACGACCTCGGCGTGGGAGATGCCGCGCTCGGCGCAGCACAGCTCCAGGGTGCTGGCCTTGGAGACGCCCAGCGCGCTGATCTCCAGCAGGGCGGTCGGGCTGGAGCGGGTGATCGACGCGTAGGTGCCGGCGACCGAGCGGGCGAGCGTCAGGAACTCGTCCGGGGCGAGCTCGGAGTGGTGTGCGAGCAGCTTGAGGACGGGAGCGGAGGTGTCGTCCGCGTCTTCCTGCAGCAGCTTCTCGGCGGTGGCCACTTGGGCGCCCGGGTCCTGGAAGAAGGGCGGGTACAACGGCTCGTAGTTGATCCCGGTGGTCATCTCGACCGCGAAGGACGTGCCCGGGGCGGCAGCCCTCAGGGTCTCCACGACCGTCATCGCCGTGGCCCGCGGCAGCGCCCGGACCTGTACGAATTTCCGGCCGGCGTGGAGATCGACCACCGCGGCCCCGTTCGCGCAGATCGCCAGGCCATGGCCGTGGACATGGTCGCTGACCACGTCCATCCAGCGGGCAGGGCGGCCGGTGACGAAGAAGACCTCGATCCCGGCCTCCTCGGCGGCGGCGAGGGCGGCGACCGTGCGGAGCGAGACGGATTTGTCGTCGCGCAGCAGGGTGCCGTCGAGGTCGGTGGCGATGAGCCGGGGAGTGGGGGTTGGCCCGTCCGGGCGCTGGGGAGCCGAGGTCACGCACCCATCTTCGCCCATGGCCCCCGCGGTGACGGCCCGGGGCCGGGCCGGGCCGCGCGCCGGATGGCGATCTTTCTCCCCCGGCTACCTGCCCGCGGGCTCCGTCCGGAGGGACCCCAGGTGCTCCCACGTGAAACGGGGACGGCTGATGTTTCACGTGAAACATCAGGCGGCCGGCGTTTCACGTGAAACATGGGCAGGGCCGTAGTCTCGAAGACATGAGTCTGCGTCTGAGCACTGTGATCCTTCCGGTACGCCCGTGGCGTGAGGGCGGCCGTGACCAGTGGGTGCGAGCCGAGAAGCTCGGGTTCCACACCGCATACACCTACGACCACCTGACCTGGCGGTCCTTCCGTGACCGGCCGTGGTTTGGCGCGATCCCGACGCTGACCGCGGCGGCGGCCGCCACCGAGCAGATGCGGCTGGGCACGCTCGTCACCTCGCCGAACTTCCGGCACCCGGTGACGCTGGCCAAGGAGCTCATGGCGCTGGACGACATCTCCGGCGGCCGTTTCACCCTCGGCATCGGCGCCGGCGGCAACGGCTTCGATGCGACCGCGCTGGGTCAGGACCCCTGGAGCCCGCGTGAGCGCGCGGACCGCTTCGCAGAGTTCGTGCCGCTGCTGGACCGGTTGCTCACCGAGGCCGCGGTCAGCGAGCGCGGCACCTTCTACTCCGCCGACGAGGCCCGCAACATCCCCGGCTGCGTGCAGCAGCCGCGCCTGCCCTTCGCCGTCGCCGCCAACGGCCCGCGGGGCCTCAAGCTGGCCGCCGCCCATGGCCAGGCCTGGGTGACCACAGGCGATCCGAAGCTCTTCGAGGAGGGCACCCCGGAGCAGTCGCTGGAGGCCATCCGCGGCCAGCTGGCCAAGCTCGACAAGGCCATGGCCGAGATCGGGCGCGCGCCGGAGCCGATGGAGAAGATCCTGCTCACCGGGTTCACCCCGGAGCGCAACACGATGCTGGACTCCGTCGATGCGTTCGTCGACTTCGCAGGCCGACACCAGGAGCTCGGCTTCACCGAGATCGTGATCCACGCACCGATCCCGGACTCCGAGTTCGCGGCGGACGAGAACGTCTTCGCGGAGATCGCCACCGAGGGCTTGGCCCAGCTGGACAGCTGACGGCTCGGGATGCCCCCGTCGCAGTCTGGCGGCGGGGGCGTCCCGGTCACGACCTCAGGCTGTCGAGGGAGGACTGGGCGCGCTCCAGCAGACCCTCCGGGACCTCCTCGGGCCGGGCCCGGAGTTCGTCGATCAGCGCCGAGAGCCGAGCGACTCCCGCCTCCTCGCGACCTGTCTCCTGCTCGGTCCAGGCGGCGTACTGGACGCACTGGAGCCGGTCCCCCAGATGGTCCGGACCCAGCTCCGCGTACAGGGCCGCGGCCCGCTCACTCAGCCCGATCTCCTCCAGCCTCAGCGCCTCGACCTCCGCGGAGCGGCCCACCGCGGCGCGAGAGGACTCGTCGCCGTCTTCGTCGCCGTCCTCCTCCTCGTCCTCCTCGTCGTCCTCCTCGAGCGAGTTGACGCGCCAGTCGAGGACTTGCGCCAGCTGCTGCCATGTCTGGGCCAGCTCGGCCCGCAGCTGCGGGGCCGCGGGGGTCTCGCCGTGCTCAGCCAGTGCGGCCTCCACGACCCCGGCCGCTTCGTGCATCAGGTCCCGTGCCTGTGCCCATGCCGCCGCGGTGACGTTCTCCCGCGGTGCCAGCCAGGCCAGGGAGCGCAAGATCCGCACCTCGGCGATCGGGGCGTCCCCCGTCACCCGGTACAGCTCCAGGGAGCGCTCGTACGCGGCGACCGCCTCCTGGTGCAGGCCTGCGGCGGAGAGTTGTTCTGCGGCGGCCTGCGCGAGGGCCGCCTGCGGGCGGGTGTCCTCCCAGCCCTTGGCCACCTCCGCCGCCAGCAGGTACTGCTCGGCCGCCGCCCGTGAGTCGTTCAGCTGCCGCAGCAGATCGCCGAGGAACTCCCGTGCGGACACGGCCTGTCCCTCGCCGTGCTCCAGCAGATCGGGCAGCGTCGACTGCAGCACCTCCGCCGCGTCGGCGTTGCGGCCCTCCCGCGCATGGGCCCGGGCCAGCACGAGCCGGGCCTGGGCCCCTCCGTCGGCGGTCAGACCGGCCTGGTCGAACCAGTGCGCCGCAGTGAGGGCGTGCTCGGCCGCCTCCGCCGCAGCGTCGGCCCGGCGCAGCAGGATGTCCGCGAGGGTGAGCCGTACGACTCCGTGCGTCTCGGCGTCGGTCACCTCGGCGGAGTGCTCCAGCGCGGCGCGCGCCGCCACCTCCGCGTCCTCCGGCCGGTCCAGCGACATCAGCACACCGGCCTGCAGCACCAGCGGATCCACCGCCTGCCACGGCCGGTCCGCCGACACCGCGCGCGCCGCTGACGCGGCCAGCAGTGGCAGGGCCCGCTCGGGATCGCCCTGTGACAGGGCGACGCGGCCCAGCATCTCCTCGGCCTCCGCCGCCAGGTCGGGCAGCTCCTCTCCATGGGCCGCGGCGAAGGCGCCGAGTTCGACCGCCAGCTCACCGTGCCCGTGGTCCTGCCCAGGGCCGTGGACGTGTTCGTGCTCCGGGCCGGCCTCCACCGAGCGCAGGTACGACTCCACGCGGATCGAGGCCAGCTCCGCCAGTGCGATCCGGCGACCGCGCAGCGGCTCGTCCGCATCCAGCGCCTCGGCGGCCCGCGCGGCCGTGTTCAGCAGTTCCCGGATCCGCTCCGGCTCGGCTCCGGACTGCGCGGCCGCGCTCGCCAGCCGCAGCTCCGCCAGTGCGGCGCGCTCCGCCTGCCCGAAGGCCCGGTAGCCGTCGCGGACCGCCTCCAGCAGCTCCGCCGCGTTGGCGGCCCCGCCGCGGGCGGCCGCCAGGGCCCGGTGGTCCGCCACATCGGCGGCGACCAGCGGGTCCACCTGGCCCTCCGGGCGCGTGTCGACCCGTGCGCCGACCTCGGCCCAGAGCCCGTCCGCGGCAGGACGCCCCTCGTCACGGGCCTGCCGGGCCCGCTCCACCAGCTCGTCGAAGCCGGCTGCGGGCGGCACCGGCGCAGCCGCGGGGGCAGCTGCGGCCGCGGGCGCAGCCGTCTTCGGCAGGGCCGTGCTGCGCACCCCCAGCGGCAGTACGCCGACCAGCGGCTCCTGTCCGATCCGGGCGAGGAAGCGGTCCGAGACCCGGGT
This genomic interval carries:
- a CDS encoding tetratricopeptide repeat protein, encoding MTMLTREEIERGLAENSEAPNGAARNAHAEVLVGAAEVNGDTALFRKALDNLINAYLWSAESSKMLVPFARLLQEYDKDPGAFDRWDAHSLFWQFKWVATAISDSPEIPLESATGWLDEMERRYRIAGYSERPVREAELWLADAIGEDDRAERAYRAWLAADRDSMSDCHACELNGQGSYAVLRGDDARAMEVWQPVLAGERTCAEEPHRLLAHSLLPLLRLGRFDEARSHHLRGYRMARGNESLLPSVGKHIEFCALSGNESRGLEILAEHASHVGPLVNVDDQMAFHGGILVLLRRLTELGHGQSPAVPYEGVPRTVSELYEVLRTGSLDIARRFDARNGTTRVSDRFLARIGQEPLVGVLPLGVRSTALPKTAAPAAAAAPAAAPVPPAAGFDELVERARQARDEGRPAADGLWAEVGARVDTRPEGQVDPLVAADVADHRALAAARGGAANAAELLEAVRDGYRAFGQAERAALAELRLASAAAQSGAEPERIRELLNTAARAAEALDADEPLRGRRIALAELASIRVESYLRSVEAGPEHEHVHGPGQDHGHGELAVELGAFAAAHGEELPDLAAEAEEMLGRVALSQGDPERALPLLAASAARAVSADRPWQAVDPLVLQAGVLMSLDRPEDAEVAARAALEHSAEVTDAETHGVVRLTLADILLRRADAAAEAAEHALTAAHWFDQAGLTADGGAQARLVLARAHAREGRNADAAEVLQSTLPDLLEHGEGQAVSAREFLGDLLRQLNDSRAAAEQYLLAAEVAKGWEDTRPQAALAQAAAEQLSAAGLHQEAVAAYERSLELYRVTGDAPIAEVRILRSLAWLAPRENVTAAAWAQARDLMHEAAGVVEAALAEHGETPAAPQLRAELAQTWQQLAQVLDWRVNSLEEDDEEDEEEDGDEDGDESSRAAVGRSAEVEALRLEEIGLSERAAALYAELGPDHLGDRLQCVQYAAWTEQETGREEAGVARLSALIDELRARPEEVPEGLLERAQSSLDSLRS